A region of the Cannabis sativa cultivar Pink pepper isolate KNU-18-1 chromosome 3, ASM2916894v1, whole genome shotgun sequence genome:
TTCTAGAACTACATAATCTATTATATGAAACCTTTAAGCTATGTGAATGAAACAAATGCAAACAGAATTCTATCTTTCAAATCCATCAGTGTTtgtttataaattcatctagccttttttttttcttttgctgaATCTAAGGCAGCATTTAGCTTGAAGGcaacattttctttttctttcttgaaatgGGCTGTCATTTTGTGGTCTCTTCCGATTTCTGCCATCTTGGACCACAATTTTACTACTAGGTTCTTTACTTATCAGATAATTATGTATTGTGGACAAAGGATTTATTTGGCTCGCAACTATTAATTCTAAGTCTAGGTGGGTTCAGATTCAGTTCAGGGGGCTGTTGTTCCTAGTGAACTGACTCAAAGTTAATGTGTTTCGACTAAGTGTTAAATTAATGACTGATCTAGAGAAGCTTTTCACAATATGTATCTTTTCATTAAACAACATGAAGGAACAACTACTTACTGCCAATGAAAAGGAGTATAttacaagaaaataaaacagAACCATAATAAAAATGCAACAATCTCAATCACAATGCAGTGCAAATTTACAAGATATAACATAATATGTATGGAGATAAAGGGAAATCAAGCTTGAGACCAGTAAATATCCAATTCGCCCCAGTCACCTTTGGAGACTCCTAATGCCTTCCAAACAGCTTTAGAAGCATCAACAATGTTATTAGGACAAGGAGGCTGATAATCATGATCAGCATCACACCCTGCTGTTGAATCACACTCATCCACAACCATTGCACTCACACTTCTCCCATTACCATATATGGTTATGTTCTGAAGACATCTCTGCATATTGTTGAACCAGCCAGTGGACAATGCCACCACCGGAGTGTCGTCTGAGTGGTAATTGTTGTCGCATTCTGAGGGGCCACCGCCATCTCCACCCTTCTCAAAGCTGTTGATTGTCAAAACTGCCTTGGTTTTGACTACATATTCCATTGTTGATGAGTTagtcaaaaaatataaataaattatatatatataaaaaacacTAAATTTGTTTTCTTTTGATTCACTCAACTCAAAGAGGGAGCTTGTTATAGGAAGCTAGCTAGTATTGTATTCCATTAAATTCCCACATGAAATGGGAAGTTATGGACTACTTATTACGAccatcatatttatatatgtatatatgtataaatatatatgttatgggAAGTTATAACTGATATTCCATAAGAGTCTTTGATTGAATCAACCAATTAGTTTACCTTCATTGAATTTTgtagtatttttatatatatatatatatatatatatatataaaaggtcCCTTTAAgcattatcataattaattgggATTGGGAATAGAAATCCAAGTTGCAAATTGGATATGAAGCTCTTCTGTCATGAAAATGATGTCCTCTATTTTGGAGGTATTTCTTGATCCAGTTTATGatcaatattttaattttggagctTCAAACCATTCTTTTCTTATTAACCACCTTATTCATCAATCATCATCTTTATGGTATGAGATTCTCAAGTTTGAATCATCTTATATCCACAAAAGACTCTAATTTCTTAATGCATTTGTCCTTGCCATTTTCAGGTCATGTCATATCAATTTATAGTAGCTAGCTTGTCCTTTATATTAGAACTAATGTTattcatttactttttttaaaaataaatattatttacctATAATAAATAGGAGTTCTTTTCCATTTCCAAAATAAATAGGagtttttttattcaattagGAGTCTTGTACAAGttatttctatatttatttactttatggGAACTCATGGACTACTTTTATTCACAATGCAGCTTTTCAATTGTGGTAGTATCTTTCGCAAAAATTGCTTGAACGCTAGCTTGGAATTGGTAAGCtactcaaactttatttttttttatattttataaatcctagaagagtttgaatatcctagatattcatccatagtgaagtaAGTTCTGGAATTGCatgactgcggtcggatgggtggtaaTATTTGTACTGTTAATTatagttttgtttgtttgtattaTTGTGGATGTTTTAATAGATTAGttgcatgtttaaaatttttgggaacgtccgaATTATAGATGTTATGCTGTCGAAATTTCGGCAGAAATTTCAGTAGGATTAGTATTTTATTACAAatcaattcattaattaatttcttttttgtttagtGCTGTGGACATGTACAGGATCGAAAAAAATATACGAAACAAGGGTCCAGTAAAAATCAACCAATACACGTGTCGACGGCAATGGGATGGAGTACAATGTGGTTATTATGTTATGAAGATTATTCAGAGTTTCATGACGGTTGTTAATCCTGcaagttttttgaaaaatcatgtAAACATGAATAACTACTCTTCTCTatttagtttgtattttaattatatatacttttaatatGTTGATTAATGTTTTTTGATCTTTTATTTTACAGTTCAAGTTAGACGCTCCCTATAGTAACGAGGAGATCAATGCCGTACGGGATGAGTTTGCCGAATTTGTGAAGCCATTGATTATAGATTAAGTACTTAAGGTTACTACACTTTTGATATAATACATGACTAACAAGTTttatgattattgttatctttcgcatatattattagtttatatttagtttacgatatacatggaatttaagttttagaatcgattttattaacaattttggtattgtgtgattagttaatagaatcgattactaatttaatataagttttaaaaatgttattttaattttttttgtattatgtatttactattatatagagttattctaaaatttgataatgcaggtggggaaaattgcatgaaaagtttgcaattttcccttacttatatttgtgcttcattttataagtgacgcaataagtaaaaaaaaaaaagttttttcgtAATAGATATGACATTTTTAAACCGACGGAATAAGTTTTTTGTGACAGTTTTAAAATGTCATGACACATTTAGCGTCACTTTTTAACCGacgcttaaaataaaatagaaaagtaattttttagcGTCGGTTTTCAAAtgacgaaaattgtattttgcgTCTTTTTAAAAACGACGCAAATAAAACACTATTTACGTCTACGGATTACACGTCGGTTCTGTAGACCGACGCAAAATCTTTATATGTCACTTATAAAACGACGAAAATacccctttttgtagtagtgaatctAGCAAAATATTCACTTATCTTTGTGTCAGTCTATATATGCATTAATTATAACACAATCATCTTGATATTTCAAATAAAGTATTCTACGCAAAAGAAGTTGCTTTGACGATatattatttcaattaatttactcAAAATATTATACATAAACTAACACTAAAATAGTACTCACGAGGTATATGCAAAAATGCGTGAATCTTCGGGTAATGTATCGAACACACTACTTTGCATATCATGAGGTCCTTCGTGTGATGTACTCAAGTACCCATCGTACTATATAAATAGTACTCAATTTTGTACCCAAGCCcgtgataaatctagaaaaatacaaaatagtagTGTTATGATTGTTGCTAAGACTTTCTAAATATCTAGTTCAAAAGATAAAAATCCTATTGAATGTGACATGTCTTTTTACGGTGTAATTCAAGAAATTTAGGAATTAGTTACAGTAGTTTTCGAATCCCTATTTTTCTTTGTGATTGGGTTAGGAGTGATAATGGAGTTAAAGACAATGAATTTGGATTCAAGTTGGTGGACTTGAATCGAATCAGACACAAGTTCGATAGGTTTATAATAGCATCCCAAGCCAATCAAGTATTTTACATGAGAGATCCATTAGATGCACGCTGGTCAGTTATCTTGATGACACAACTAAAAGATTATGATAATCAAGAGTATAATGGTGATGATCTCATGCTTAGTGACCAAATTAATCAAATTACCCCACCACCTGTTGATGTCACTGTTGGGGACGATATCATACCATCTCGTGATGATGGTGAAGGATTATGGTTGAACGAATCTATCAACACATGAGTCATATATCAAACACGTATTGGTATTTAgtctttttaatatatttatatttagctATTAATttgcatatttttatatattataatgtataatattaaatttgtgTAGGATTTTATATCATGAAATGAGGTGGGGATGATGAGTGGAGTGTGTGGTTAGATTATGATGGTGATGATGGTCCATCCATGCCAGAAGGATCTAGTGTTGATCCTGAACAACCATCCATGGAAGAAGTATGTTAGTTAGTTGTTTTAAAGGTCCATtagaaaattgcattttattaaaaaacgtCGACCTATTTTGTTTACTACAATTTTAAACCGTCGAGAATACTAAATTTTTCCCGACGgttttaaatagttacttaatATTTTTAGCGACGGTCCCCGAAAAAAAATCGTTTTTAGAACCGTCGCGAATTCtgatatttgtagtagtgttggAAAAATACCCTAATAGAAggtatttttacatttaaagatGTGGCTCCCCATCTTCTCGAGAAGCCACCCAAACTTTATGAAAAACATAATGGATTTGCAAGAGTGGAGAGAGTTTGTggtgaagaggaagaagacCCAAAAGAGTAGGgcttataatatttacaaccaTCACACCAAATGAGGTGGTGTAAGGATGGTTCAAGAACAGATGGAGAGAGAGGCTGACCAACAAATTATTGAATTTGATAGATTTGAAATCTGGAAAAGACTTCACATAAACCCGAAAGGCGAGGTGGAGGGCCCAACTGTAGAAATCATTAAACGGATTGtaagtttaaagtttaatttcattTGTATTAATTGTTATGCTTCATAATTTATTTCTAACTctatttgttttgtttataGGACGAATTACGCAAGCAAGTGGAAGAGGGTTTTGTACAAGTGGAAGGTAAAAGGAACGTGCTGACCATGGCGCTTGGGACAGTTGAGCATGGTGGGCGAGTTCGAGCCATGGGTTTCGGCGTCACCTAAACCAAGTATTTCAACACACCACGCCCTAAAAAGGAAAACGCCGATGGGTCAAACTAGGCACCATCTGATTTGGAGAGACGCGTGCGCGAGACAAAGGAAAGCAACAGAAAGGTGCAGGATAAAGTGGATGAGTTCCTTCGTCTTATTAGTTCCCAGCATAGCAGCGTTGCATCTGGTTCCGGTGTTGGAGGAGCATTTAATGAGCAACCCCATGCTGACCTTGCCTCCGATCCAGTAGCACAACCACCGGGTCCTGTCAATGTCTACTCTGTACCAGATCTCATAGCACAACCATCGGGTGCTGCCAATGTCTTTACTCCATCTCCACTATATTTTAGAGAGGAAATTGCTCTAGCAGCAACACCGCCACCTATTGGTGGTTGTTCAAAAGAAGTAATCTTAATGTTATTTTACGAATTATTCTAatgcaaaattataaatatggcCAACTTACAAATTGAATTGTTACTTgtttgttttggatttacagaCCTTACCATGTTGGATGCACTGTCTGTTGGAGCCTAGTGGCATGGTACTGAAGGTTGCTTCGGGCCACATTGCCAAGGAAAAATATTTGAAAGATGGAAAGTTTTCCATTAACATGGATGAATACCTACACAAAGATTATCGTCGGGTATTTATCAAAGAAGCCAATGTGGAGAATGCACTGCTCCCGTGTCCCATAGCCGACGATTCATTGACGACAATAGGTCAAGTTGTAAAATGTTATGTAGCATGGTCGAAAGACTATCTTACACCTGTTAAAAACATTTGGTATGTTTCAATTTGTTTACTTAACTTATCGTGTTTATTCATTAATGACATTgctaactttattattatttttttcatatatatagacACAACCACCCACCAAGAAAATTCAGAAGCAAACCGTGAAGAGAAGCACAGAACCCTCTGATGATTTACTTGGTCCTCCAACACAGCCGCTAAAACACCCTGAGAGGTCGAGTAAGGTAAAAGTTCATGGTCATTATGTCCAACCACGCCAAACTTCCTCCATCATTACCTTTTGGAACTTCGTTAGAAGGTGGCCCAAGTCATCCATAATCCAGTTCCAAGTTGATAATGAGCTATTTGGGGTCGCAGATGACTCTATTTGGCTTGTTAAAAGTGACATTCAGGAATTATACATCATGCAATACTTTGGAGCCCAACCAATAGGAGTTTGGTGCAAGTATGATTACTTACTCTTAATAATAAACTTGATAATGTTATTTTGACAGCAACAGTTAGTAGTTAAGACTTTTTATCAGGTACATGAAAGAAAGACTATTGGACATTGGTGGGTTGAATTGagtatataaatttttgaatcCGGGTGCGATTGCCACCGATGCAGGGGCTGATAGTAATTGTTGTCAAGCACTAGTCACTCGAATGACTAGGATGACAAATTCAGACAAATGGCTTATTGTCCCATATAATAATCGGTATATgtagaataaaataaataatttcaatatttataaatccttataaaatttattattatgtatatattaataattttatacatatttGTCCATGCAGGAACATGTTTCATTGGATGCTTTTACTCATCCAACCAAGTACGCAGACGGTGGCGTACTTGGATTCAGACAACGACGACATACCGGATGATCTGAACTTCATCATATCCACGTAAGTTCTATATCAAACATCCCAATATGTAAGCCTGttctttatttataaatttatatatgctGATTAACTTTACTTTTTGTGTAAATCGTTCACCATGTATAACCAAATGATAGGATGACCTATCGACCTATCAAGAGGATTACTCTTATTTGTCCTGAACAACTCAACGACAAACAGTGTGGATACTACGTCATGAAATTCATTGAAATTTTCATGACCGTAGAAGATCTAATACAACTGTTGACCCGACATGATAGGTTCTCCACTCCGTACACTAATGATGATCAGATAAATATTATGCGTGATCGGTGGATTCATTACGTGAAAGTAGAAGCAGAGCGACAACAATTGTCATGTTAATCAGTGTGTATATATCTCGATTTATCGTTACTATATAGAtttgtaaatatatttagattatTATAATTAGCGTtaacttaattataaattttaaaatatatttagatgatATTAGcgttagtttaattattgtgactatacataattttaatatatttagacGATAATAgctttagtttaattattgtgaCTATACAGAtttgtaaaaaatttaaaaattaatggagaaaaaaattatacaaaatttgttttttttttccctatttttctaatgtaacgagtgaaaaaaaaatcgtcactaaaaaaaaattaaaaaacgtaACTAGCCTATAAggcacggtttaaaaccgtcaccTATAATTGGGTATAGGTGACAGTTTAAAACTGTGccctatactataggcgacgATAGTATAGGGCACGGTTATAATAAACCATCGCCTATACCTAGTtataggcgacagttttaaACCGTCAGGAAATCCACATTAGCGACGATTTTGAATCGTCCCCTATTCTATCCGTTTTGCGACGGTCGTATAAACGACGGTTATAGAAACTGACGGGAATACTTTAAATAACTGTTTAAAAATATCGAGAAAACCCATTTTTATAGTAGTGATATTCaccaaaattttactttttttattttactgatGAATAATTATAGCTAAATGTAACTAAAGAATTTAAAGTGATGTGGTTagtacttaaaaatataaatgattaatatttttttaaatcaataaatgattaatatttagggtaaatagcggtataagtacctaaagttttaagtttgtaggCGGCATAAatccaatgtttatttttagcggcataagtacgcaatgtttgtaaaactgtaatttttcttcaattttgtcagtacagactccgttttaaatttattaaaggaACATTTGGAAGTTACTGATACTACATGTTTCTGTCTAGACCCAATAATCAAGAATCTAGACCTTAAATGTGGCATGTTTAAGAAAATAACAGGGTTTCTACCGacgaaattagagaaaaattacagttttacaaacattgggtagttatgccgctaaaaataaacattgggatTATGctacttacaaacttaaaactttgggtacttatgccgctatttaccataatatttaggggtgtgcagaaagtcatccaatccaattctaaccgaccgatccaatagaatcggatatccaatcataattggatcggatcggatgcaaattttaaaaatccaattggatcggatcggatgttggatgaGACATCCGATTCAATGGATAACcgatcaaatccaatccaatatcatccaatgtccatccaatcatatttaatatttataattttatatatttaattattttatttaatattttatatatattttattatctatGTTAGAtcattaggttttaaattatattttttcatatataataatatatatatttttaatgaaattagtctAAATAGTGGTTAAAATGGATTGGATTCATCCATGGGAtccattggatggatccaatccaatctaataaaaaaccagttaaagcatccaatagatggaaccgatccaatccaatacatccattggatcggatcagatcggatgactcaatttaattagattggatcggatggaaaaatttaatatccaataaataattggattggattggatgggtccaaatccattggatgtgatccaatgaacacccctatttAATACACATTATTGTATACAATTAGTGTATTATTTGAATGTATAGCTAGCATTACTCAAATCAAATTATGTAGAATATACTTCATCAATAGTCATTAAAGATTGAGATAtctttaactattttcttattaCATGTTGCTTATTAACTTCctttttagttaattaaaaaaaactttccCTTTTCGTCCACTCACCCACGTGTCACAATGACAGAGTAATTAGTACTTctgtaataaaatataatatactaAAACATTAGAAACCTAAAACATTAGACAATTTTTACCTGTTAATCCCTTAAAGGAGGCAtggtttttttttccttctttttttaaGGAGCATAATATTGGGAAATTGTAACAAATAGCCTTAAATCTCACACTAATGAAGGTtaatgtctatttttttttttcaaaaatgaagTAAATGGCCTTTTATAaatgttaatacctaaaatGCCCTTAGTTATATAGATGAACCTCAACTctatttttttgatttgttcTACTGTTTGCGCGGTGAAAAAAACAATATACCtttaataaacataaaatcaatatacTTCAATCAAATATAACTATTCCTCatacttaaactaatatttcatgtttttttcctgtttcgttcattatataccataaCACATTAAAACAATATACCACAATATTAaactaatatattttctttcaattttttttcttagtatattattacacataaaaacaatatatCATAGTGCAAATAACTATACCGAACACtaaactattattcaattcttttaattttatttttatttctttccttcatgatatataatataacatacaaatactATACCTTAGAGTAATATGAATATACCACAATAATTCTAtagtcaaataaatatattaaaaaacttaaataaacttccacaagttttttttttctctttctttcatgATATACCAgagcaaataaaaataatataccactctatttatttattaatatatcataGCACATAATAAAGATATAccgtacaaaataaaaaaaaaaaaactaaaaacttaaattaatatttaatatttttttttctttctatcatTCATGATATATAATATCACATACAAACGACCTTAAACCAATATGAATATAtcataaacttaaactaatatactattaaatgatttttttccacgatatacaatagcatataaaaattatattttgcaatcataagcataaatactatagtgaaaaattaatataccaccagtatagtggaaaatatatatatatatatataccaaaaacttaatttaatattccacatattttttttttctttttgtttccttcatgatatactaatgaacataTAGACAATATTTTctagtgaaatataactatacctcaaacttaaactaatattccacattttttaatattcatctttcgttcattatataccatagcacattaaaataatataccacaatcttaaactaatatactaccttttaggtttttttaatatattattgcacataaaaacgatatactattgtataaaataactataccaaacacttaattattcaaggttataattgtaatttcatCATTAAACTTTTAACAGAAtggatattttgctaattttttataaaaagggacatttattaacttaattgttagtTTTAGGGCCATTTTGCATCTTGGCCCCATAATATTTCCttaagggcccgtttggtaaGTAGGAATGGATTGGATTAGACCGActaatttgtccaatccagtgtttgggcatgttagaagtctggataactaatccTACTAATCTCATCtgtctgggattatttatcTCATCCACcaggtgggataaataatcccatgcagttttttttatcattttttaattttgattttattaatatattttaaatttaaaaataatttaaatgaaagaattaccacacatttatttataaatttttttttatcaaaaacttattcattaaaattagtgaaaatgtataattttaaattattatacattagttttcaaaatttaaaatattattaattaaacaattgaTTTTAAGAGAAATAATATGACAAtaacattatatattatttttaaattactaaaaaatttatataaatatttttaaaaattaatatttatattaaattagtgtttaacataaacaattttatattattcaagtattttttattttactatattaattatttattaaataaaaaatatgataaacaattttattatatatttatgatatatacttaattatataggatatattattttattttataatttaattatttttatttttgtgctacaaattattcatttttatttattattattattatatattttcatttcaatttattattatatatttttatattaatttaagtttttttttctaaaaagaaataaataaaatagtgcAGTCTATTCTTAAATCAAGCACAagattactttcagcataatccaatcttATCTACTCCAGTCCAATCCTTTTCagtcaaatcaaatccaatccaatcctgcgtaccaaacggacCCTAAAAGAATTAAATGACATTAGATTCTCCAAAGGTAACGGACACACAAAAACTAaaaccaaaaaaagaaaaaaaaagagagagggttgtGTTAAAATATAGAAATAAGATGAATAGAGTTTCATCTCAAAATCAACTGACAATGAAAGGAGTAattcattcatcttatatatcacaatttatttcc
Encoded here:
- the LOC133035510 gene encoding putative ripening-related protein 2, which produces MEYVVKTKAVLTINSFEKGGDGGGPSECDNNYHSDDTPVVALSTGWFNNMQRCLQNITIYGNGRSVSAMVVDECDSTAGCDADHDYQPPCPNNIVDASKAVWKALGVSKGDWGELDIYWSQA